One window from the genome of Spiractinospora alimapuensis encodes:
- a CDS encoding DNA-processing protein DprA gives MVALADYASDERTARVMLSMMIEPADRTVGRLLRREGAVDTLRLLDAGGSMPGVRAEEASILHHTAQQFASRGSLGDELAGLLDGSYAPLIPGDAHWPVSVDALGDRAPYVLWAKGATSFLAVRQETRVTITGSRASTSYGDHVAGELAHDASHAEQIVVSGGAYGIDGAAHRAALSSGGQTIAVVPGGPDRLYPAGHRDMLERVGDVGLLMSEMPPGAAPTRHRFIARGRLLAALSSATVIVEAGARSGSLHVAREAHALGRGVGAVPGPVTSAASTGTHLLLSEGTAALVTGHHDLATLTSDRRRQAPARTTGLSAGRDLDAVDQYRPGRSL, from the coding sequence ATGGTTGCTCTGGCTGACTACGCCTCCGATGAGCGGACGGCCCGCGTGATGCTCTCGATGATGATCGAGCCCGCCGACCGCACCGTCGGTCGGCTGCTGCGCCGCGAAGGCGCCGTCGATACCCTCCGGCTCCTCGACGCGGGCGGATCGATGCCGGGCGTCCGGGCTGAGGAAGCGTCGATCCTGCACCACACCGCGCAGCAGTTCGCTTCCCGGGGCAGCCTCGGCGATGAGCTGGCGGGGCTGCTGGACGGGTCGTATGCGCCGCTGATCCCTGGCGATGCGCATTGGCCGGTCTCGGTGGACGCGCTGGGTGATCGTGCCCCGTATGTGCTGTGGGCGAAGGGGGCGACCTCGTTCCTCGCAGTCCGGCAGGAGACGCGGGTGACGATCACCGGGTCTCGGGCATCGACGAGTTACGGCGATCACGTCGCCGGAGAGCTCGCGCACGATGCGTCGCACGCGGAGCAGATCGTGGTCTCCGGCGGCGCCTACGGCATCGACGGTGCCGCGCACCGCGCTGCGCTGAGTAGCGGTGGGCAGACGATCGCGGTGGTGCCCGGCGGGCCGGACCGGCTCTACCCGGCGGGGCATCGCGACATGCTCGAACGGGTCGGCGATGTGGGGTTGCTGATGAGTGAGATGCCGCCCGGGGCGGCGCCGACCCGGCACCGGTTCATCGCCCGCGGCCGACTCCTGGCGGCACTGTCCTCGGCGACGGTGATCGTGGAAGCCGGGGCACGCTCCGGCTCCCTGCACGTCGCCCGCGAAGCGCATGCCCTCGGTCGTGGGGTTGGGGCGGTGCCCGGGCCGGTCACGTCCGCGGCGAGCACCGGCACGCATCTGCTGCTGAGCGAGGGCACCGCCGCCCTCGTCACCGGCCACCACGACCTCGCCACCCTCACCAGCGACCGACGACGCCAGGCCCCGGCACGAACCACGGGGCTGAGCGCCGGTCGCGATCTCGATGCCGTCGATCAGTACCGGCCCGGCCGCTCCCTCTGA
- a CDS encoding NAD(P)H-dependent oxidoreductase, which yields MPAVLVIDGHPNPDSLTAAIARTYAHHSTDARLLAVRDLDFDLQLRFGYTRRMPIEPDLVEARQAIRNAQHLVIATPVWWRSSRRAARRWTCSR from the coding sequence ATGCCCGCGGTTCTCGTCATCGACGGCCACCCAAATCCTGACAGCCTGACAGCCGCCATCGCGCGTACCTACGCCCACCATTCCACCGACGCGCGATTGCTTGCGGTTCGGGATCTGGACTTTGACCTGCAGCTGCGCTTCGGATACACCCGGCGCATGCCTATCGAGCCTGATCTGGTCGAGGCTCGTCAGGCGATCCGGAATGCCCAGCACCTGGTTATCGCGACCCCCGTGTGGTGGCGATCTTCACGGCGAGCAGCGCGGCGCTGGACGTGCTCGCGGTAG
- a CDS encoding MFS transporter — protein MISTTSDGSDAPTPLIEDPRRRRAILWAVCLALMAVVASVSGLNVAQPQLAATFDASHGEVLWIINTYTLTLAALLLPLGAAGDRWGRKPVLLAGLAVFATANVAAGLAPTAEVMLGARMLSGVGAAMIMPVTLSVITASFPDERRSRAIGMWTAVAGGGGIIGMYLSALLVDVATWRWLFALPLALALVSALISVRAVPNSRGDTPGRFDVPGTVTSIVAAVGYTFALHEAPALGWGDPAIVLTLTAALVATVVFVLWELRTPFPLLDIRHFRTRGLSSGTTLLLVLFGVQGGVSLVLYPFFQVVLGWSGLLATLGMMPMALVMMAASGLAPRLAARVGVRAAMATGLTVAAGGLALMATLVSASGGYLTVLPGLVAMGLGAGLAMTPSTEAITSSLPREQQGVASALNDLTREFGAALGIALLGGLLTAGYQNAISDRLDGVPDDLAATASDGIANATAVSQTAGVHSQQILTAAQEAFVSGWQQAMWVGVAVMAVMVLLVLFRGPRPTPPTNTEPNDATEDAAAPIPTS, from the coding sequence ATGATCTCCACCACCTCCGACGGATCGGACGCGCCCACACCGTTGATCGAGGACCCACGTCGCCGCCGCGCGATCCTGTGGGCCGTCTGCCTCGCGTTGATGGCAGTCGTCGCGTCGGTCTCCGGGCTGAACGTGGCCCAGCCGCAGTTGGCGGCGACGTTCGACGCCTCGCACGGTGAGGTGCTGTGGATCATCAACACCTACACCCTTACCCTGGCCGCACTCCTCCTGCCTCTGGGGGCGGCGGGCGACCGGTGGGGACGCAAGCCCGTCCTGCTCGCGGGGCTCGCCGTGTTCGCGACGGCGAACGTCGCCGCCGGGCTCGCCCCGACCGCCGAGGTGATGCTGGGGGCGCGCATGCTCAGCGGCGTCGGGGCAGCCATGATCATGCCCGTCACCCTGTCGGTGATCACAGCGTCCTTCCCCGACGAGCGGCGTTCCCGGGCCATCGGCATGTGGACCGCGGTCGCCGGTGGAGGCGGCATCATCGGCATGTACCTCTCCGCGCTCCTGGTGGATGTCGCGACCTGGCGGTGGCTGTTCGCGCTGCCGCTCGCCCTCGCGCTCGTCTCGGCACTGATCAGTGTTCGGGCCGTCCCGAACTCCCGTGGCGACACACCCGGACGGTTCGACGTACCCGGGACCGTGACCTCGATCGTCGCCGCCGTCGGGTACACCTTCGCCCTACACGAGGCGCCCGCACTCGGCTGGGGCGACCCCGCCATCGTCCTCACCCTCACCGCGGCGCTCGTCGCGACGGTCGTGTTCGTGCTCTGGGAGTTGCGTACCCCGTTCCCGCTGCTGGACATCCGCCACTTCCGCACGCGCGGGCTGTCGTCGGGCACCACACTGCTGCTGGTCCTGTTCGGGGTGCAGGGCGGGGTCTCTCTGGTCCTCTACCCGTTTTTCCAGGTGGTCCTCGGTTGGAGCGGGCTGCTCGCCACTCTCGGCATGATGCCCATGGCGTTGGTGATGATGGCCGCTTCGGGCCTCGCTCCTCGACTCGCCGCGCGGGTCGGGGTCCGCGCGGCGATGGCGACCGGGCTCACCGTCGCCGCCGGCGGACTGGCGCTGATGGCCACTCTCGTTTCCGCCTCGGGCGGGTACCTGACCGTCCTGCCGGGACTGGTCGCGATGGGGCTCGGGGCGGGGCTGGCGATGACCCCCTCGACCGAGGCGATCACCTCGTCCCTGCCCCGGGAACAACAGGGGGTGGCCTCGGCGCTCAACGACCTCACTCGGGAGTTCGGTGCCGCCCTGGGGATCGCGCTGCTCGGCGGGCTCCTGACAGCGGGCTACCAGAACGCCATCAGCGACCGCCTGGACGGGGTTCCCGACGACCTCGCGGCGACCGCGAGCGACGGGATCGCCAACGCGACCGCCGTTAGTCAGACCGCCGGCGTCCACTCCCAGCAGATCCTCACCGCCGCGCAGGAGGCGTTCGTCTCCGGCTGGCAGCAGGCCATGTGGGTCGGTGTCGCGGTGATGGCCGTGATGGTGCTCCTCGTCCTGTTCCGAGGCCCCAGGCCCACTCCACCCACCAACACCGAGCCCAACGATGCAACCGAGGACGCGGCCGCCCCCATCCCCACGTCCTAA